In one Methanoculleus horonobensis genomic region, the following are encoded:
- the uvsE gene encoding UV DNA damage repair endonuclease UvsE, whose product MKIGYPCINRSIGCSSGRTFRLSSYSGERLEETVRENLRCLGEILHFNLKECILFFRIGSGLVPFASHPICTAPWEEVFAERFREIGRFVREHDMRVSMHPDQFVVINAKDPGIVERSVAELSYHAALLDAMHLDETAKIQIHVGGVYGDPESAIERFCTEYSGLDESVLRRLVVENDDSRYTLADCLRIHEETGIPVLFDVFHHTVNPSGAGVAEAVELSGATWQPRDGIPMIDYSTAMPGGRKGRHAETLDAADFERFLAETAPSDMDIMLEIKDKEKSALAAVGIARRDGRFRLPRER is encoded by the coding sequence ATGAAGATCGGCTACCCGTGCATCAACCGGAGCATCGGCTGCTCCTCGGGCCGCACGTTCCGGCTCTCCTCCTACTCCGGCGAACGGCTGGAGGAGACCGTCCGGGAGAACCTCAGGTGCCTTGGGGAGATCCTCCACTTCAATCTCAAAGAGTGCATCCTCTTCTTCCGGATCGGCTCCGGCCTCGTGCCGTTCGCGTCGCACCCAATCTGCACCGCCCCGTGGGAGGAGGTCTTCGCGGAGAGGTTTCGCGAGATCGGCCGGTTCGTTCGCGAGCATGATATGCGGGTCTCCATGCACCCCGACCAGTTCGTCGTCATCAACGCGAAAGACCCCGGTATCGTTGAGCGGAGCGTCGCGGAACTCAGCTACCACGCCGCCCTTCTCGACGCCATGCACCTCGACGAGACCGCGAAGATCCAGATCCACGTCGGCGGGGTCTACGGCGATCCGGAATCCGCCATCGAGCGGTTCTGCACGGAGTATTCCGGGCTCGACGAGAGCGTCCTCCGCCGATTGGTCGTCGAAAACGACGACTCGCGGTACACCCTGGCCGACTGCCTCCGCATCCACGAGGAGACCGGCATCCCGGTGCTCTTCGACGTCTTCCACCACACCGTCAACCCCTCCGGCGCCGGGGTGGCCGAAGCGGTCGAACTCTCCGGCGCGACCTGGCAGCCCCGCGACGGCATCCCGATGATCGACTACAGCACCGCGATGCCCGGCGGGCGGAAGGGCCGGCACGCGGAGACTCTTGATGCTGCCGACTTCGAGCGGTTCCTCGCCGAGACCGCACCGTCCGACATGGACATCATGCTCGAGATCAAGGATAAGGAGAAGAGCGCTCTTGCCGCCGTCGGGATCGCCCGCCGGGACGGGCGGTTCCGTCTGCCGCGAGAGCGGTAG
- a CDS encoding HhH-GPD family protein has translation MIGSLDPDQNQRERRLLDAVQAEGATPEAIDLFRDLILSYFRAHGRDLPWRHTTDPYRILVSEIMLQQTQVERVAVKYTEFLERFPDFESLARAPRSEVLLAWQGMGYNRRAIALQETAKRVMDEYGGELPADVETLATFPGIGKATAAAIVAYAFNMPVVYIETNIRRIFIHFFFQDREGVRDDEILPLVERTLYRENPREWYSAMMDYGTVLKKRTANPNRRSASYSRQSRFEGSDRQIRGRILALVLEEGTVTEREVILRLCEEPGRVKRILGDLAREGFVAESEGTYTCR, from the coding sequence GTGATCGGCAGCCTCGACCCCGACCAGAACCAGCGCGAACGCCGGCTCCTCGACGCCGTCCAGGCAGAGGGGGCGACGCCGGAGGCCATCGACCTCTTCCGGGATCTCATCCTCTCCTACTTCCGAGCCCACGGCCGCGACCTCCCCTGGCGGCATACCACCGATCCCTACCGGATCCTGGTCTCCGAGATCATGCTCCAGCAGACGCAGGTCGAGCGGGTCGCCGTGAAATACACGGAGTTCCTCGAACGGTTCCCGGACTTCGAGAGCCTTGCCCGTGCCCCCAGAAGCGAGGTGCTCCTCGCCTGGCAGGGGATGGGCTACAACCGCCGGGCAATCGCGCTCCAGGAGACCGCGAAGCGCGTGATGGACGAGTACGGCGGCGAACTCCCCGCCGATGTCGAGACGCTCGCGACCTTCCCCGGGATCGGGAAGGCGACCGCGGCGGCGATTGTTGCGTATGCGTTCAACATGCCGGTCGTCTATATCGAGACGAACATCCGGCGGATCTTCATTCACTTCTTCTTCCAGGACAGGGAGGGCGTCCGGGACGACGAGATCCTCCCGCTCGTGGAGAGGACGCTCTACCGCGAGAACCCGCGGGAGTGGTACAGCGCGATGATGGACTACGGTACGGTCTTGAAGAAGCGGACGGCGAACCCGAACCGGAGGAGCGCCTCCTACTCCCGCCAGAGCCGGTTCGAAGGATCCGACCGCCAGATCAGGGGACGAATCCTCGCGCTCGTCCTCGAGGAGGGGACAGTCACGGAGAGGGAGGTGATCCTCCGGCTCTGTGAAGAGCCCGGGCGGGTGAAGCGGATCCTCGGCGACCTCGCACGGGAGGGGTTCGTCGCCGAGAGCGAGGGCACGTATACCTGTAGGTAA
- a CDS encoding fasciclin domain-containing protein, with amino-acid sequence MKNIIDTLEDSESLGTFLDLVRIAGMEPMLRERGPYTVFVPTDEAFSRVPKDRMDEIRQDADKLLLIVSYHVVPGQLTSEDLRSIGAVRSSLGTDLVIRSSDRGITVNSVRIVEADAFCTNGVCHAIASALVPPTLEIVTP; translated from the coding sequence ATGAAGAATATCATCGATACCCTGGAGGACTCCGAGAGCCTTGGCACGTTTCTCGATCTCGTCCGGATTGCCGGCATGGAACCGATGCTCCGCGAGAGGGGGCCGTACACGGTCTTCGTCCCGACGGATGAGGCATTTTCGAGGGTTCCGAAGGATCGGATGGACGAGATCCGGCAGGATGCGGACAAACTCCTCCTGATCGTGAGTTACCACGTCGTGCCGGGGCAGTTGACCTCGGAGGATCTCCGGAGCATCGGCGCCGTCAGGTCGAGCCTCGGGACGGATCTCGTAATACGGTCGTCCGATAGGGGGATCACCGTCAACAGCGTTCGGATCGTTGAAGCGGATGCGTTCTGCACGAACGGGGTCTGCCACGCGATAGCGTCGGCGCTCGTCCCGCCGACACTGGAGATCGTCACCCCCTGA
- a CDS encoding fasciclin domain-containing protein: protein MKSILATLRDSGSFEIFLDLVRAAGMEERLSSEGPYTLFVPEDDAFQKVPRPDFETILRDADRLGDTLNYHIVPGVHSMIDLLGIGTLRSLLGVDLTVEVAPEGVLVNDAAVVESDAWCTNGICHAVSALLLPPVARAVAARG from the coding sequence ATGAAGAGTATCCTCGCGACCCTGCGCGACTCGGGATCGTTTGAGATCTTTCTTGACCTCGTACGGGCGGCCGGCATGGAGGAGCGGTTGAGCAGTGAAGGGCCGTATACGCTCTTCGTCCCGGAAGACGATGCGTTCCAGAAGGTTCCCCGGCCCGACTTCGAGACGATTCTCCGGGACGCCGACCGGCTCGGGGATACCCTGAACTACCATATCGTCCCCGGGGTGCACTCCATGATCGACCTGCTCGGCATAGGGACGCTCCGGTCGCTCCTCGGGGTGGATCTGACCGTGGAGGTTGCGCCGGAGGGGGTGCTGGTCAACGACGCTGCGGTCGTGGAGTCCGATGCCTGGTGCACCAACGGGATCTGCCACGCGGTCTCCGCACTGCTCCTGCCGCCCGTTGCAAGAGCCGTCGCCGCACGCGGGTAG
- a CDS encoding fasciclin domain-containing protein, with the protein MAKIFDTLQNDGRFGRLVEIIQTLGEDKMLQGEGPMTFFAPVDSAWDAIPEPNRSMIMNDKQMLSHLIDFFTIGNHKCTLESLLKRNVVQTVEGNNIMIRKTDRGTQVDTAVVLEGDIEAENGVIHALDSVPFTTLAQAEQAYLSTNV; encoded by the coding sequence ATGGCGAAGATCTTTGATACGTTGCAGAACGATGGCAGGTTCGGCCGGCTGGTCGAGATCATCCAGACCCTCGGTGAGGATAAGATGCTGCAGGGCGAAGGGCCGATGACGTTCTTTGCCCCGGTCGACTCGGCGTGGGATGCGATCCCCGAGCCGAACCGGTCGATGATCATGAACGACAAGCAGATGCTCTCACATCTGATCGACTTCTTCACGATCGGCAATCATAAATGCACGCTTGAATCGCTCCTCAAAAGGAACGTCGTGCAGACCGTCGAAGGAAACAACATCATGATCCGGAAGACCGACCGTGGTACGCAGGTGGACACGGCCGTCGTACTCGAGGGAGACATCGAGGCGGAGAACGGGGTCATCCATGCCCTCGACAGCGTTCCCTTCACGACGCTTGCGCAGGCCGAACAGGCCTACCTGTCGACGAACGTTTGA
- a CDS encoding fasciclin domain-containing protein, whose amino-acid sequence MKSIFETAREDDRLSTSVAMLQAGGMAETLQEEGEYTALFPTNEAYSGFSREVMDAVTADRERLTAMIRYHVIQGKLTAHELAQMEAIRTLQGDHLDIAGTPGAIRLNDAGVVQSDVECTNGIYHVIDRVLLPRAVEARVKR is encoded by the coding sequence ATGAAGAGTATCTTTGAGACGGCCCGGGAAGACGACCGGTTGAGCACCTCCGTTGCGATGCTGCAGGCCGGAGGGATGGCCGAGACGCTCCAGGAAGAGGGAGAGTATACTGCATTGTTTCCAACGAACGAGGCGTACTCCGGTTTCTCCCGGGAGGTGATGGACGCCGTCACGGCCGACCGGGAGCGGCTCACAGCCATGATCCGGTATCACGTGATCCAGGGCAAACTCACCGCGCACGAACTCGCGCAGATGGAGGCGATCAGGACGCTGCAGGGCGACCACCTTGACATCGCGGGCACTCCCGGCGCGATACGGTTGAACGATGCCGGCGTCGTCCAGTCCGACGTCGAGTGCACGAACGGGATCTACCATGTCATCGACAGGGTGCTCCTGCCGCGAGCGGTCGAGGCGCGGGTGAAGCGGTAG